GCTCCCGCTCAccgtgttcctcctcctcctccgcttgGGTTCGAAACGGCACTCCAGAACCACCTCCCGGTACCTTCTCATCTCCCACTCGCTCCTCGGCAGGCGGCCCAGCCGAGTCTGAAACGGGGAGAACTCCTGGTCAGGGCTCTCTCTCTGGACGGACAGGAAGTAGACAAACTCCTGGGTGAAGAAGCTGTAGACATACTCAATGTTGTAGGTCCTGCGCAGGTTAGGCAGAACGGTCAGTCCCCGCACATCGCTGTAGAACCCATCTTCTGTTGCCAATGGTCGGCGCACTGATATGGACTTCCTGCCATATCTCTGTGTAACACTGTCGTTGACAGTGGCAGCCACAAAAAAGTATACAGTctgcccctcctccaccatggtGACTTTGGTGCCCAGCGGGCTGGCAAGGCAGTCAGGGCAATAGGCAGCAGAGTTAGATTCTTTTCTGAATAAACATTTTGAAGAATTCTTATTGGGTGCTTGTCCATCTGTCTTAAGTTGGTGAAAATGGCACACACCATATTGAGAACTCCCACAAGAATATAAATACATAAAGAACGTATCCAACAACAATACCTCATTGTCAGTGTTCTCTAGGAAGTTGGGATCCTTGTCAACATCACACAAATTGCAAATCTTACACTCAGGGCTGCCCACAGGGCCTGTAGGAAGCTCCCACACCTTCTCCAAACTCATGTTCACAGCTTCGACCACATTCTGAGATGCAACATACACTTCCTGGTACATTGAGTTGGTCACTATGTTTTGGATGGGGCTTTTTGTTTGGAAGAAGGGCATGGTGTAGGCCACAGAGAAGTTGACAGGGCTAGGGGCTGTGGAGGGACAGGTGTCCAACGCGGAGGCCAGGACAGTCTGGAGCCAGACACATGTCAACCACTGGGTGGCCCAGTGGACCATCTCCAATCTGGGacacagagagaagggagcaCTGACGTCTTTGGGTTACCTCCAGGTCTGATGGTTGGACAATGTCATCCTTATTGAGACCAGCTGCAGATCTCTGAGGAGACTAAAAAATGATTAATTATTAAAGTAGGACGCCCAGACAGTCCACAAGATTGCAGTCAATATGACTCTTAAACTGTAAACATAATGGGATTTTATCTCAAAAACAAAGAGCTGAGTACTTTCTGGTCAAGCCAaatatgagagagacagtgatGAAGAGACGTGTGGTGATAAAGAGCCAATGTTAAAAGCTTCTGCTGAATCATAGTAAATAACAGCCTAATAGGAAATGTTTAGATACTGGTAGCCAAAGAGAGCTGTGTTGGTATTACACACTATGTGTCTGTGAAACCTTTTCTTAATTAACAACCCAAATTATTTCATAAAGTGCctaaaaatgtcatgctctgtcCTCTGTCATCACAGCCTAATAATGTAAAAGCCCTAGAAATGTCAAAAAGCATCTATCCCAATTTGTTCCATGTTCTCATACGAAGGTTATAGTAATTCAAACCCTCTGTCTTTCTAGCTCAATACAGATCAATAATCCAGACTTCTTCTAATTCAAGAGAATAGTAATCTCCCTGGAGGTTTTAATTTCCCTAGAGGTCTTTACATTCAAATGATGAATGGGTTGAAATACATAATTGCTAATCAATACTGAACAATGTAATTACAGCTAGTACTAAAGTGTACCAAAGCACTCCATGTCCCCTGGACATTCTGCATTTTAATTGAGCCTGATCCCCTGGGTTGATGTTTAACTGGACACATCATAGAAATGTGGCACTCCGGGACCTGGGCCTCTCTACTTTGCATTCCTGTCACAACCACTACGTGCCTTTCTGGGAGAAAGATGCGCACGGACTGATGGTCATACAATACGTGCCTTCTAAGTCCCACATGAACATGGGAGCTTCTCAAAAACGTGTTGTGCAATTTCAACAACAGAATCATTATAATGAGGTTAACTACCGGTATATAATAATCTTCATGATACAGTAAAAATACCTAGAATAATTTGCCTTTAGACTTGATTGAAAATTGGAAATATACAACATCAATAATATACAACATCAATAATTAATTGATAATTAATTGAATTGCACTGGTGTACATGTTACATTATAGACAGACTgagtggggcagcagggtagcctagtggttagagcgttggactagtaaccggaaggttgcaagttcaaacacccgagctgacaaggtacaaatctgtcgttctgcccttgaacagggagttaacccactgttccgaggccgtcattgaaaataagaatttgttcttaactgacttgcctagttaaataaaggttaaaataacaCCTGCAACTTCATGTCAAACCAACTGAGGTTTAGTGTTTAAAACTAGAAGGGACATGGGTATACATATTAATAGGACTGATTGACTTTCTGCATGCTCATGGTTAATAAACCAAAGGTTTGAAATTGAGTTTCCATTCATTGCCATTTTTAGGTAGGCATGTGATGCATTGTAATCTGGTTTTGGTAATTGAAAAGTCACAAATAGCATTACCTTAGCCTTTTCAGGTTCTTTCTACAAATGTCATTAGGAGAGTAGAGCATTACAATAGGCTAAGTATCAATGAatacagtggagtacagtacttTGTCTATGCAGCTTGGTCAACTGTCTGGGCCATGAGTCTGCCTGGGAACATCTCCAATAGCACTAATGTATTAGCTATCCAACTAAACTGCGATGTGATTAATAGGTTTATAATTCTCACAGCTGCCCTGTTAAACATGCAATAAGGCAATACGAGTTTATCTGACTTGCAGGAAATGCCATGTGTATATCATCATGGAACAGTTAAGGTACACAATTCCTCCATAAAACCAGGTAAATACATACAGTGGTTGTCAAtacaatattatatatatattttttttcagcaTATCTCAACCTAGTTCTAAAACTGACAAAAACAATATAAACAGAAATAATGTTGTCCTTCAAGTGGAGTAGAAACAACACACttgacacacactcactggttGAATCGGCGTCATTTCAACTACATTAAATTGAACCAACGCGGAATAGaagttgaattgacgtctgtgcccagtgggaggttTGAAACACCCAACGTAGACCAGTTACTGGGAATATATCATAGAAAATCGTAGATTATATTTCAGATTATTAAATCATATCAGTGTGAATATAACCTTCTTCTGGATCCAAATTGAATACATTCGATGTCTAAATCACAGTATAGCTGGGTGAGGAGGGAGAACGAGGAAACTCATCTCAAATTATATGAAGCATTTTACGATTTTACTTACCTGTTTGAGCTAATGAAAATAGATCACGAATCTCTCATTTGGCTTTGACTGCATTGCCAAACTCTCGACGGCGCGCGGACTTGAACATGTAAGCCTACTTTTTCACTCCACCGATAGGCCTATTGATTCTAATACAGCATTACATGAGCCTGAATTTTCCCAAATAATATAGCCTACCCTATTCAAAAAAGTATATTCAAAAATGTAAACAGTTCTTAATAATTCCATGCACAAGTTGAACCACAGACGACATGCAGTACTCCTAAAATGAGCGAACGCACGCCCCTCCTCTTGGCGCGCACTAGTAATACAGTGTAGCATCTGCCAAGTGCATAAAATGATAGTGAAATTGATGAAGCTTGCCACTTGactttaaaaatgtatttcctatttatttattcacaaagaaaaaacactttttgggatttaacataaatatatgaatgagtagTCCATGTGCAATTGTTGAAagtaacaaaaataaaaacaatttaaaaaacaaattacAATAAAATCTTACCAAAGAGGGGGTAAATAAATCTGTCTCTTGTATGTGGTTAAATAGTTACTGATGTCAGTTGTCCTATGATAGTCTACAGACAAAATTCTCACAATGTGTTGTATTCAGACATGAACACCtacacattacatttcataacacatGTATTATTTATCCTAATATTAAATCACTAATCGCtaggaacatttgtaaaatattgGCAGATCTACAAGCTAGACCTGTGCCACAAATGAACAGTggagtaaagtacttaagtagtactttaaattattttggggggggtatctgtactttagtatatatatttatgacaattttacttttacttcactacattcctaaagaaaaaataaatgtactttttactccatacattttccctgacatccaaaagtactcattacattttgaatgcttagcatgcAGGAAAGTGGACTAATTCACACACTaaccaagagaacatccctgtcatccctactgcctctgatctggtggactcactaaacacatgcttcgtttgtaaattatgttgagTATCCGAGTGTTGGATATCCATAaattaaacaaaacaagaaaatgatgccatctggtttgcttatataaactcagcaaaaaaataaacgtccctttttcaggaccctgtctttcaaagataatttgtaaaaatccaaataacttcacagatcttcattgtaaagggtttaaacaatgtttcccatgcttgtttagtgaaccataaacaattaatgaacatgcacctgtggaacggtcattaagacactaacagcttagacggtaggcaattaaggtcagttatgaaaccttaggacactaaagaggcctttttactgactctgaaaaacaccaaaagaaagatgcccagggttcctgctcatctgcgtgacatgccttaggcatgctgcaaggaggcatggggactgcagatgtggccagggcaataaattgcaatgtcagtactgtgagatgcctaagacagcactacagggagacaggacagacagctgaccgtccacgcagtggcagaccacgtgtaacaacacctgcacaggatcggtacatccaaacatcacacctgcgtgacaggtacaggatggcaacaacaactgcccgagttacaccaggaacacacaatccctcatcggtgctcagactgtcctcaataggctaAAAGAGGCTGggttgagggcttgtaggcctgttgtaaggcaggtcctcaccagacatcaccggcaacatcgcctatgggcacaaacccactgccgctggaccagacaggactggcaaaaagtgctcttcactgacgagatGCGGTTTCGtcccaccaggggtgatggtcggattcgcgtttatcatcgaaggaatgagcattacaccgaggcctgtactctggagtgggatcaatttggaggtggagggtctgtcatgatccgcggcagtgtgtcacagcatcatcggactgagcttgtcattgcaggcaatctcaacactgtgcgttacagggaagacatcctcctccctcatgtggtacccttcctgcaggctcatcctggcatgaccctccagcagacaatgccaccagccatactgctcgttctatgCGTGATTTtctacaagacaggaatgtcagtgttctgccatggccagcgaagagcccggatctcaatcccattgagcacgtctgggacctgttggatcggagggtgagggctagggccattccccctagaaatgtccgggaactttcaggtgccttggtggaagagtggggttacTTCTCACAGCacaaactggcaaatctggtgcagtccatgaggaggagatgcactgcagtacttaatggagTTGGTGGcctccagatactgactgttacttttgattttgacaaccccctttgttcagggacacatttacTCCATTTCggttagtcacatgtctatggaacttgttcagtttatgtctcagttgttgaatcttatgttcatacaaatatttacacatgttaagtttgctgaaaataaacgcagttgacagtgagtaagtttctttttttgctgagtttataatatatgaaatgatttatacttaattttgatacttaagtatattttagatattacatttacttttaatatgtgagtatatttaaaaccaaatacctttagacttttactcaagtaggattttactgggtgactttcacttttgagtcattttctattaaggcatctttacttttactcaagtatgacaatcgggtaccttttccaccactgtaaaCTAATCAGCTACAATACCCTAAAACCCTAACAAGCTCCAGCCATCACACCCCATTAGCTTAGCACAAGTCTGAAGGCAATTAGGTAAGGCATGAAGACCTTTGATGACTGCCAAGGTGAATGTGAAAATTACAGTATTTTTCTTAATCAAATGTGATGGACCCATAAAACACTTATAATTTGTGAGATAACAAAAATCATATTAATACAGACACCTCAGAGATTCCCATCTTAAAATAAAGATACTTTTCCAATTACATCATCTTTGACTGTGAAAATCCATGATCAAAACATTAATCCAAGCAAAAAATGAAGACACaaataatcattaaaaaaaaaataattcaaAACAATCTTTTGAAAAAACTAAACAGTAATCATGGTAGAATTTTCACATTACTCTTGCAGTATGCAGAcaaacaaaataatgaaatgaatAAGTATATTTTTAAGTATGCGCATATGTGCCTAAGTAGAGCGCATGGGGCTAACTGCATTACAGTCATTAAGTGAGATTAATATTTTTTGGGTTTCATCAATTATCGGGCTAACTATAAGGGACTATTGACAATATTGACTCTATTGTGTCACAGGAATGTGCTTTCCCCAGAAAGTTAACCGTTGCCCTTGACATGCATCCCCTAACCAAGCAAGAGCATCTTGGTAAACATAAAACAGCCCCTCAGGCACATACTAGAGTTAGATAAAAACAAATGTAGTTCCTTTTCAAGATGGTCAGTCTCTATTTGTTATATTTGTAGGTTACTGCTAAAACAACACACAGCATTCCTCATGTCCAGGTAGTGATTCCATAAAGTGAGTTTAAAATAATAATCTTATAGCAACAGGGACAGCATCACAGATGTTATTGTTATTAATTGAAATGTCTGCTGCGTAACTCTCAATTCCCATAGGGCAATCACCTTAGTTGAAGCaaacaattaaaataaaaaaattatgtttGATAAAACATAGCTGTACTCTCATTGTGATGACCTCATTGGACCCCCTGATGACCATAGACTGAAGGGTCTGCAAAGAGCAAACACAGACTGCATATATGCACAACAGTGATGCATGATGGTTTGTTGGCATTATATCCATGGCCTCCAATGGTGACCATCAGACTTCAACGTCATGAGGAGAGTTTAGAGGGCCAGGGCTTCTTGGAACTGTAGCTAGTTCAGATGGGGGCTCAGTATGTCAGGGGACTAAGGATGAAGAGGCGGTCCTCCTCCCTCCTGATCCACTTCAGCAGCTTATTAACAGCAGCCACGGCCATGGCCTTGGTCCCAAGAGGACTGAAACAGAGGTAGAGCTCAAAGCCACTGGTCACCTAAAGGAGAGgtagggtagaggaagaggattTAGAGGGGAGATTAATAACAATGGTACTACAGATACCCCCTGAAGAGATCCTTATGAACCAATATCTTTATTATGCACTGCAAGACTGAATTGTAACATCTACAAGATGGTATCAATAAGATGAGATGAATAACAATGCAAATCTATAGATTGGTATAACACTATGCTTACCCAGGCAAGCAAGTTCTCAGTCTCTCCACAGCGGTAGATGGAGCGCAGGGGACGTGTCGGTTGGTGCAAGCGGCTGTGGAGGTACTGGTACAATCCCATCAGCCTCTCCTGGTCCTCTAAAGATTGGTATGGCAAGGGCAGCTCAGGGCTGATGGAGAACACAGAAACAGAATGGTTAAATTGGTGGTAAGTCAGGATAGGAGATCATGTGTGCCATCATGTGTCTGATGATCCATACTCACCTAGTGTAGAGCCCTGAGCTCTTGGACTTGTACAGAAAGTGCCTGAGCTCTGGGATGTTGACTTGGGTGACAGAGTAGCTGGGGCACTTCAGTGCCTCCTTCAGGGACTGGTAGGCAGTGCGTCGGCTCAGCCGCTCCAGGAAGCGGCGCTTGCAatcagacaggttaaagaagtctTCCCGGTCGGTGGACACCAGGATGAGGCAGAGGTCAGAGGCAGGCTCCAGGTAGGAGATGTGGGCATGGAAGAAGCCAGCAGTGTTGAATTTAGGGAGGCAGATGGGTGTCCAACCTTCGCCCTCGCGGAAAGATGACGAGGAGCCCACCAGATTGAAGAGCAGGTGCAGGTCCATGTGGTGCAGGTACTGGTCCTTCTTGCGCACCAGGGTGACCAGACGGTCCCCAGCCAAGAGGATGGAGAAGACCAAGCTCTTGGCCTTGGCGGCCTGAAGGCTGGAGGAGACCAGGTCGCGGGTGGAGCTGGCCAGGGGGAGGCAGGTGACAGCACTGAGGAGCAGGCCCGGGTCGCGGTCCAGCAGACGCAGCAGGTTGTCAGTGAGGTGCTCGGAGCCTGCCAGTAGGCGGCGCAGGTCGTAGTTCTGCTTATGCTGGAAGATGTGGTTGAGCTGGGTGAGGGTGAGCAGGCTGACAATCTGGTAGTAGATGTATTGCAACTCACGcgtcagctctctgtctgactgacaggTCCGGGAAACACCCACCAGGACCAGAGGAGTTTTGCGAAGGAACACCACTTTGTAACCGTCTTGAACAGAAGATTTGAATGAGAGGGCAATGAAACATCTACAGTACTAGTAGATAGGTGCAGCCTTTCTTGCAATATGGCATGTCTTACTGACAGAACTACCGACTGAGCTTTCAATTATGTAGCCTACTTCATAGTtgttcaccatgtttcattgacaaCAATCTGCAAGGCTACTCTAACTAATTTGCCCCTCCACAGAGATACTCCCTACATCTTCTACATACCTGCGTGAATGGAGCGGATGATATTCTTATCTGCCTCCACGACAGAGACCAGTGCCATCATGACCCCCATGGTGCTGGAGAGGGCTTCCTCTGTGCCGTAGCGGGTGTAGATGGGCTTGCCTGCCTCGCTCAGTACAAACACATGCTTCCTGTGGCTACGCCAGACCTCACTGCACACATCCTCTTCCTTACTCCTGTTCTCTGGGCGCTCCTCCTCTACCTCCGGCTGCTGTTCCTCCTGGGTCTCCTGCTCAGCCCCCAGACATagagcctcctcctctgctgacTCTCCAAGCACAGTCTCTCCTTCAGGTTCTGGCTCAGTAGttggctcactgtcagcagtcAGGTCCTCAAAGGACTGTGCATGAACAAACATGGCACTCTCCTGGCCAGCACCTGTGGAGATGAGATCATGTTTTTAATACAGTGATTCTGTACATAAACCCATCCTCATCTGAATACAGGGGGGAAATGTATGGCTTAACTGACTGTCCTGACAGCAAACACTGGGTAAAATATTGGTATTTTATAATATCAATTGATGAAACAGTGACATCTAGCAGGCAAAACTATTAAATGAGTACAAGCGTAATAAAGTAAAAGTGATATCAGTTTATGGATGTTCTTGGAAGGACAGAGAACTGAACTGCTTCAACTGTGCTTTGACTACAATACTAACAGCCATTCCAGACAGAGGTCATAAGTGGTGTGCATTATGATAGCCTCCAGGAGAACAGCACTTTGATGTGAGTGCCTAAGGGGAATGGGATAAATCTTTCATTGAATGATGTACGAATGTTTCCAGGACAGCAAGTCATATCCTATTTAGATAATAATCTAATCTAGATGACACTTCCATCTGCAGTAAGAGTTCCCAAGCCTTTCCCAGGTCAGACTAGGATTTAAATTCTCCCCTGGAAATATATAAAAACAGCATGCGAGAGAATCTGAGGGGGGCCGAAATTgtgtacaaaaatatatattttcagctTTGCTTTTCCCTGGGTGCTCTTAGTCTGTTATTTTAGCTAATAATTTATATTTTTGTGtaaaaaacatttcagcttttggTTTTAAACATGGATTAGTCTCTACAGTCCTCTTGTCATCTGCTTTTACTGTTTGAACTCCCATGACTGTTATCTACAGATTGTCTGTCTCGTGCTCTTTTTATTGTTTTTATACATTTCCCAGTAAAGTGTATTGGGTTGCATCCGTGTCTGAAATGTGCTATataaataaagttggatttgaaaAAAGAATGTACCCCTGTTAAATGCCCACATCAGTAGAAATAAATGTTTTCGTACTGAAAGACAATAGCCAGTACCCAAGATGTTTCACAACAATTTAAAGTCGATAAATCATGGTTTTAGTCAAAGTATGACATACTCGGGCTTGAAGTGACAAATCCAAACTGCCTACTTCTTGCAAATCTGTGTGAATGTTTTTTCCTATGATATGACATACAAAGTCTATTCAGCCTACTTTCATTTCAGGGCTGGGTTTTATTTTAAGGTTACCACCTACTAGCATGGCATTGTTAATTAAATAGAAACAGCAGCTGCAAAGTTATTCCTCTTAATGACTGAGATGAGCCAAACAGGCTTGTGTTCACTTGGCCGCggaacaaataaacaaacaaatatgGAACAAATAAAAATAAGGGCTGCAAACTTGCACATCCACTTTTTTTATCCATCGTTCAATAGTTACCGGAGCTTCATCATATTTTTTCAAACTATTTCTATGGCGGATTTGCAGGCGCAATTTATGGAAGATACCAACATTTTGGAGATAACAATACATGGCGAAGTCAAAGATGTTTCCATCTGTGGCAACGTTTTCCCAAAATCAATGCTCATCACAAATCCAGCTCCAGAACCAGCCATAGAGCCAAATGGCAAAAATGTTGAATACGGTGTAGTAAAAACAgacaacattagctagctagataaggttAACATGCTCGCTAactacactgacagctgtcagtgccCCATTTGTTAACGTTTACCAAATCAACGTGGAAATTTCCACACCCAATTCATGAATACGAATAAGCAGCCTTTGTTATTTTTCAGAGGTGGAACCTCAACGTGCATTTCATCTCTAGGACAGGAAATTACGTCGATACCAAGAGGCAGGTCTTTGAAATGTTCCTTTACAGGGCCCGAGACTTAATAGATTAATTGGCCACGCACTGCCAAAGTATTTTTTAAACTCATTGTGGTCCTATTTTCTCAGTAATGCTGGTGTTATTAATCAACAGAGAAAGCAGCATGAATCACTCCTGAAGAATAGAGTACTGTATTTCCTTCCCAAAAACAAATCTGTATCATGACCTTCAGAAAAGGCAAATAAATAAACGTACCATATCAATCATAATCCAACATACTCTCAGTCTGAAACAGAACAAATAAGACAAGCAAAACCTACCACTTATTTCAAAGACCACTTATTCTAAATCCAGGAAGCATGATATGTGGATGAGAAAGGATACATGTGAGCTCTTGTGCAGCGACATTCCTTCTCCCTCTTATCCAGCCAACACACACTGAAGGTCTGTTCACAGAGGTTGCATGGTTCAAAATGTGTCAAAGCGGTTTCTTGGAAAACGTCACATGATGAAATTGAGTTAATGGTAGATTCAACAGTTATTTCATGCTGCCGTCGTGTTCGTGAAATTGTGGCACAGCAAGAGCTGCTAGTGCAAACAATAGAACATGTGGCATGTAAAGTATTTATTTGAAACTATTTCCAAttaagtaaaataataataataattaggtcCATAGTTGGCCAAGTGCAATATTATAAGCAGCCCATTTTATCCTCTGTTCAAGTGGACACATATTTCAATAAGATAAATATTAATTTTCTGTCACCATAAAGTGGCATTGTTCAGAACTATGTCTGGATGTTTAATTCAGACAGGGGagctagtctgtagtaacatgaCATCTACAGTAAGTAAGCTACAGGTGGATATCGGTCACTGGAAAGTGATGCCATTATTAGAGTAGCCATGCCCACCTGGTTCTGTGCCCACCACCAGGCCTGGAGTGGGGCTTTCAGACCTCTCGTTGCGGAGACGGTCCACTGGTGCCAGGGTGCCATTCTGCTGGACCTCCCACGGTATACCCTTGTTGTGGACATATACAGCCATCACTGCTGCATAAGTTACTACAGGGACAACCACCTGTAACACGGGATAGTAGATACCAAGTCTGTCAACACCTGAAACAGTGCGTTTCAGTATTCGCATCGGCCTAGTCTCGTGTTGTTGTACACATTGACTCCAAGTTGAGTACACtgactgtgt
This sequence is a window from Oncorhynchus kisutch isolate 150728-3 linkage group LG1, Okis_V2, whole genome shotgun sequence. Protein-coding genes within it:
- the LOC109897948 gene encoding protein SAND isoform X3, with translation MFVHAQSFEDLTADSEPTTEPEPEGETVLGESAEEEALCLGAEQETQEEQQPEVEEERPENRSKEEDVCSEVWRSHRKHVFVLSEAGKPIYTRYGTEEALSSTMGVMMALVSVVEADKNIIRSIHADGYKVVFLRKTPLVLVGVSRTCQSDRELTRELQYIYYQIVSLLTLTQLNHIFQHKQNYDLRRLLAGSEHLTDNLLRLLDRDPGLLLSAVTCLPLASSTRDLVSSSLQAAKAKSLVFSILLAGDRLVTLVRKKDQYLHHMDLHLLFNLVGSSSSFREGEGWTPICLPKFNTAGFFHAHISYLEPASDLCLILVSTDREDFFNLSDCKRRFLERLSRRTAYQSLKEALKCPSYSVTQVNIPELRHFLYKSKSSGLYTSPELPLPYQSLEDQERLMGLYQYLHSRLHQPTRPLRSIYRCGETENLLAWVTSGFELYLCFSPLGTKAMAVAAVNKLLKWIRREEDRLFILSPLTY
- the LOC109897948 gene encoding protein SAND isoform X2; protein product: MLYQSSFPLIFNMTCIHSHRKTQSVYSTWSQCVQQHETRPMRILKRTVSGVDRLGIYYPVLQVVVPVVTYAAVMAVYVHNKGIPWEVQQNGTLAPVDRLRNERSESPTPGLVVGTEPGAGQESAMFVHAQSFEDLTADSEPTTEPEPEGETVLGESAEEEALCLGAEQETQEEQQPEVEEERPENRSKEEDVCSEVWRSHRKHVFVLSEAGKPIYTRYGTEEALSSTMGVMMALVSVVEADKNIIRSIHADGYKVVFLRKTPLVLVGVSRTCQSDRELTRELQYIYYQIVSLLTLTQLNHIFQHKQNYDLRRLLAGSEHLTDNLLRLLDRDPGLLLSAVTCLPLASSTRDLVSSSLQAAKAKSLVFSILLAGDRLVTLVRKKDQYLHHMDLHLLFNLVGSSSSFREGEGWTPICLPKFNTAGFFHAHISYLEPASDLCLILVSTDREDFFNLSDCKRRFLERLSRRTAYQSLKEALKCPSYSVTQVNIPELRHFLYKSKSSGLYTSPELPLPYQSLEDQERLMGLYQYLHSRLHQPTRPLRSIYRCGETENLLAWVTSGFELYLCFSPLGTKAMAVAAVNKLLKWIRREEDRLFILSPLTY
- the LOC109897948 gene encoding protein SAND isoform X1 — translated: MAVYVHNKGIPWEVQQNGTLAPVDRLRNERSESPTPGLVVGTEPGAGQESAMFVHAQSFEDLTADSEPTTEPEPEGETVLGESAEEEALCLGAEQETQEEQQPEVEEERPENRSKEEDVCSEVWRSHRKHVFVLSEAGKPIYTRYGTEEALSSTMGVMMALVSVVEADKNIIRSIHADGYKVVFLRKTPLVLVGVSRTCQSDRELTRELQYIYYQIVSLLTLTQLNHIFQHKQNYDLRRLLAGSEHLTDNLLRLLDRDPGLLLSAVTCLPLASSTRDLVSSSLQAAKAKSLVFSILLAGDRLVTLVRKKDQYLHHMDLHLLFNLVGSSSSFREGEGWTPICLPKFNTAGFFHAHISYLEPASDLCLILVSTDREDFFNLSDCKRRFLERLSRRTAYQSLKEALKCPSYSVTQVNIPELRHFLYKSKSSGLYTSPELPLPYQSLEDQERLMGLYQYLHSRLHQPTRPLRSIYRCGETENLLAWVTSGFELYLCFSPLGTKAMAVAAVNKLLKWIRREEDRLFILSPLTY